The nucleotide sequence AGAAGgaacaaccacacaagtgagaATGATACTGCATCTTCATCCAAAAATTTTATGCTtaagtattagttttttttcccGCTTATTAGTTAATAAACCTCCGTTGTTTTATCCCATGTTTGAATTTAACTGACACTAAATACATCATAATATTGTCTCCCTCAACTATGACGAAATTGTAATCCGTACTTAGCACGGATTCCATATTAGTATATTACAATTGAATGGTgctatatgtttttttcttaccaaCGTAAGGTTCATTTGAGTGAAAGAAAATTAATCACCTTAAATAAATGATTGGAGTTTAAATCATTTAGTAAtatcaatataatatatattacaaGTGAATGGtgctatatgttttttttcttaccaacgTAAGGTTCGTTTGAGTGAAAGAAACTTAATCACCTTAAATAAATGATtggagtgttttttttttggttacaaggccaagaaaaaaggaaaaaaatgcgacaataagaaaaaaagaaagccTAAGCTTTAGGGAAGAAAATTTTCATGGCGTCGTTCCTGATCAAAGGAGAAGGTCGCTTGGAGGAGAAACATGAGTAGAAAATTCCTCATTCGAGGTGGTTCCGAGCTTAGTTAAGAAGTCAGTACATTGATTTCCTTCTCTGAGACAATGATGAATAGAGAAGTTTCTCGAGGAAAGAATATCTTTAATGTCTTGGATTAAGACAACATAGACATGATAATTGGAAACATGATCAGTGACAAGCTTTGTTGAAAGCAGCGAATCAGAGTAGCAGACTAAAACCTCTATTTTTGATTCTATAGCCAGGAGGAGACCACGATGGATTGCAGTGAGCTCGGCAAACAAAATGTCAGTAGTTGCTGCGATGTAGCCCTAGAAACCCGAGAGATAGAGGCCAGTAGAATTCCGGATGATGCCACCATATCCAGCTTGAGTTGGAGTTCCCAAGCATGTTCCATCCACATTTAGGACAAAACAACTGAAGTTTCCGCTGTTCCAACAACCATACAGTTTGGATGAGGAGCAGTCGCGGTATGAAAGGTGCTCTCAATCATTTCAGCCGAGCTTTGAATGTGGAAATGAATCCGAGTGAGGGACTAGGTTTCATGACTAAGACACATCTGGTTACGGTGTCTCCACGTCCACCAGAGACCAGCAAGGAAGATGGTTGAAAGCGCACCTGTTGCATTGATTTTAACCCTGCCACGCACATTTTCTTTGGAAAAGAAAACCTGATCCGTGAAGCCAAGCTTGAGCCAGATGTTTTTGCAGTATGTACAGTCTCAGAGGCAATGCAACAACGTTTCCTCAATAGATATTTTCAAtagatattttcaataaaagagAATAGctctattattattttgtacAAATAATGATAAATACTTTTATAGATCAAATTACTATTATATCagataaacacaaaaaataaaaagtataataaacaatatttctttttcattttgcgTTTTTGGTCGTTGTTTTTCTCTTAGCAACTATGGTTCAACTTGACTCAATAGAAACTCACACACAAGTGAAGAAGTCGGAATTCAAACTCTACTCACGATGTCCAGTTTAAcatctttgatatttttattagttgaaTTAAGACTTGTAGACATAGTTTAAATATACTCTAGTTGAATTAAATAGTGATTTATGTTGTTTGTGATGCTCGATTCAACTAATTAAACAGACCAATTGAAGGTGGAGTTTAACATGGGAAAGGGAggttgtttcccaccatgggaaagtttttttttgtctattagATCAAACAAGAAACACAATCTTATCATGGTCTATCAAcacttgattattttttcaatttgtctTCCACTACAATTCTCTCTCTCCAGTCTCCAGCATGCGTAAACcaaccaccaacaacatcaaacataaaataaaatccttataatgttttttgaaCACGAATGGTTTACCTTTCACATGACTCACTGCAAAATCGAAAGcaaaaacacataaataaattatgaaagGTAGTGGTggaattataataataatcaagagCAATTgttgttcttttatttatttttgcatatCGATTACTattagtgtttttcttataatcatttttgttttcttttttggagtttttttcCCTCATTGTTCTTTTGTGGGCTAGGTTTGAAAaaggggaagaaaaaaaaaaaattaaatcttgatggatggatattagaaGCAAGAACAATACCCAAGAAAATTAAATCTTGATAGAAGAATGGAACGGTGGCTTCCGGTTTTTAGGCTGTCTAGCCAACTTATGCTTGTTTTGCTGGGCTGCTATGTTGTTCTTGTTTCTGCCATCCTTCTCGCCTTGAGAGGATTGGCTTCTTTTAATAAATTGACTTCTTTATCTTCGAAGTTATGGAAGTAACAAATGCTAGTAGCATGATCAAACTTAGACAAATTCCAGCACGataataaaaaatggatttAACAACTTCAGCTATAGAAAAGGGATTTAAGCTTTTATGgtggagagagaagagaaatgtAGTGGAAgataaagcaaaaaaataatcaagtgTTGATAGACCATGATAAGATTGTGTTTCTTGTTTGATCTAAtggacaaaaaaaacttttccatGGTGGAAAACAATTTCCCTATCCCATGCTAAACCTCACCCCAATTGAAATCGATTTTTGAAAGATTGTGTGGAATATCCCTTTGGTTGGTCGATAATTTTTTACCAGGGATGCTTCGCATTGTTTGTACTGAAAATCTTGTATCATTTTTGAGTCTCCTGTGACCAGTTCAAAAGAGACTCACAAATTGTCTTAACCTGTTAACCATATTCATATGCCTCAACAGTTTTAAAGCGACTTATCAACACTcttaatattttcttcaaacacAAGAATTAGTGATAATCTTTCTTGACTATGACGCTTCttgaattattttcatattatccTTTTAAAACTAGCCAGATACCGatattatcttattttttagCATTCAAACAAGAAATCATAACACGTACATTCATATGCTTAATAACTAATTAATCCCTAATCCAATATTCTTATCATGTTCCTGTTGAACCACTTTGTCAGCCACCAGACTTTATCATGGGGAGGTTGGATGACCGTGTCCTATAAGGTGGCAACTAAGTAAAAGTACACGTGTCAAAATTAACATTCACttaacttggtttttttttttctttaagtaCTTGGCTTCTTTAGTTTTTTTACTCTCTCTATCTCTAATTATGTGATGTTTTGGGCATTTAAcatgtattaagaaatgtaattaattctATGTgtgaagaaatattatgatttgttttacaaaattgtccttaatttAGGTCATTTACAGTTTCTCCTAATTATAACCCACAGCCATTTTCCCACCCATCAACAACACAATACAAAATTTCAAACAAGTCTTGAATTCTCATCCACTCCGCAAAAAATTCAACTTGAAGCTTTTTGGTATATAGAAACAGTAATTCCAATCAAACACTAAACGCCAAAAAAACCATTACGTTAAAACCAAACCAATTCCCTTCCCCATAAACCCAACGAAACGGCAAAGATACTACTATCAAACACATCGTACTCCTCACTCCAGCTAATAACATAGTTCTTTACACCTATAAATATACACACATAGTTAACCGTTGTTTCTTCAAACCATAGGTTAtatcatttctttattgatATAATATATAGCACAACGTAACATGGGTTCGTCTAGAGGTGATTCAGCATCATGGTATTGTGCAATAGCGTTATTGGGCATGATATTATTGGGATCAATAAGAGAAAGTACTGTGGCTGAATTACAAGTTAGAGGGAATAGCCTTGGTGATCACAAAGCATGTGATGAGATATATGTTGTGGGAGAAGGTGAAACACTCAACACAATCAGTGAAAAGTGTGGTGACCCGTTTATTGTAGAGAGGAATCCACATATCCATGATCCAGATGATGTTTTCCCTGGTCTTGTTATCAGAATTATCACTCCCACCAATACTAGGAAATTGTTGAAGACCTAGATAGAGAGCATATATTATAAGCTCAATTAATCATCTAGTaagttctgttttttttttggtgagtGATTGTATACAAGTTTTCTAAAGGTACAATaggataaaagaaaaagaaaattaatggtttgatctgtattttaatttttcttttttttgagaatttgtaattttatatatgtaattattattattgtttattgaCTAAGAGATATACATCTTGGACTCGTGATTTGGTTGGTGTGGTAAGCTTGATAATTAAAGCACTTCCTCTTCTACTATTATCAATCTTCAATAAGTATAAATTGGTATACTGCATAAAGTTTGATTAATTTGAGAAGTTTGATTAAACTCTAACATGAAAAAATCTCACCACTGTGGGTGGGAGGTTGGTGAGGGTAGGTTGTTCTGCCATGGATGATGAGAAATTTAGAATAGTATCATGCTCTCGGTTTCTCACCAAGCCCCGCGATGTATGTATGTAGTAAgatattttctttgttaattAAAGTCTTTCGTCAATCTTGAATTTAACTTACGAGGAAGGCTAGCAACACACACTTTTCAATACActttatttaattgattaaaattgatATGGAGTCCATCAAATTTATATGGGACCCACATAATTTGGTGAGACtcatatgaattttaatcaatcaaagaaaatgtgttgaaaaatactcattccgtttcaaaatataagcaaaattcactttttagattcattcatttaatgatgtatgtggtctatattatgaaccacatacatcattaaatgaatgaacctaaaaagtaaattttgcttatattttgatacggagggagtatgtgtTAGAA is from Medicago truncatula cultivar Jemalong A17 chromosome 1, MtrunA17r5.0-ANR, whole genome shotgun sequence and encodes:
- the LOC11427868 gene encoding uncharacterized protein isoform X2; translation: MGSSRGDSASWYCAIALLGMILLGSIRESTVAELQVRGNSLGDHKACDEIYVVGEGETLNTISEKCGDPFIVERNPHIHDPDDVFPGLVIRIITPTNTRKLLKT
- the LOC11427868 gene encoding uncharacterized protein isoform X1, with translation MGSSRGDSASWYCAIALLGMILLGSIRESTVAELQVRGNSLGDHKACDEIYVVGEGETLNTISEKCGDPFIVERNPHIHDPDDVFPGLVIRIITPTNTRKLLKT